In Miscanthus floridulus cultivar M001 chromosome 5, ASM1932011v1, whole genome shotgun sequence, one genomic interval encodes:
- the LOC136451435 gene encoding uncharacterized protein translates to MEGEVQEAAEAGGAARKRKRVVEEAAEGEGAAGAVYGKELLGEDGEDGRYEGIAEEAVAEVMRWLEAEIMGNAPPSPPPGFVTINGNEESCGPSFSAAASTVMASVDTRAGAPPPPPVPWPWPEPEPEPQPVLPAPAVDVGMGGAGEPADEEWLARLLTCGALLEGVL, encoded by the coding sequence ATGGAGGGCGAGGTccaggaggcggcggaggccggcggcgcggcgcggaagCGGAAGAGGGTCGtcgaggaggcggcggagggcgaGGGAGCCGCTGGGGCCGTGTACGGCAAGGAGCTGCTGGGCGAGGACGGCGAGGACGGGCGGTACGAGGGCATCGCGGAGGAGGCCGTGGCGGAGGTGATGCGGTGGCTGGAGGCGGAGATCATGGGCAACGCCccgccttcgccgccgccggGGTTCGTGACCATCAACGGCAACGAGGAGAGCTGCGGGCCGTCCTTCTCCGCCGCGGCGTCCACCGTGATGGCCTCCGTCGACACCCGCGCCGGcgcgccgcccccgccgcccgtgccgtggccgtggccggagccggagccggagccgcagCCGGTCCTCCCTGCACCGGCCGTCGACGTGGGGATGGGGGGCGCCGGCGAGCCCGCCGACGAGGAGTGGCTGGCCCGGCTGCTCACCTGCGGGGCCCTGCTGGAGGGGGTGCTGTAG